The proteins below come from a single Drosophila busckii strain San Diego stock center, stock number 13000-0081.31 chromosome X, ASM1175060v1, whole genome shotgun sequence genomic window:
- the LOC108605584 gene encoding uncharacterized protein LOC108605584, with protein sequence MALEHSFLGTWEIVSCTFEGKPEISGLEGIKFRLDDTSDITWYNDLVSPLPETKDCGTCCDSASVLFSCETFDVHEANPRLIFGAFAGHSIEFSTNTLLPTDTLVLSCENWYAVECKRLQDGQAAGQERQFSFGEALQDAYFSDVVVMSASGMEYALHASILRLNGFDCSMCVNSGAAMTLATPPRKPKSNQGGSAIRISVAPVGIVAAAADELEQQQQQQQHQLRPRHNLSPIYLQPPCELSPGTITTIATAPGGLGGVRLHQLSSSFNCLSNGNTQDANNGEGKGLLSVDGGMRRFPPTSHSDSHLETTQLHCENIFNFCQDLMLQPIASPVHPTVGISICSTRRPPLSPYRARSPSPFPSSMDTPPSSPLTPVGVLYNLPTFLLSPILHWLYTESLMPELDEDICEKLINFAETQPSLTKLVEPTRKYLRLMRLKKFVINVTMDLHGILNRVLQRIDPLSISHQPALLYATFQDALRECAIGCAKVLQFCNIFIKDATHLARYQKNEIIKYIRTRIPIFMTQVQQLLRNVLGVFVSLNNDEKAELVTYLVPEIESTLLILTAVIEEIKNSLESMCKDLKCSHLDLSMQQQQTDDAIAMQLQYGDSGVLSPRPRRGPPIGLALYDSPGENQRINSAENDLKFVLYMYEVRKMRDIYGRIAAALEIIKDKKSTFCEMDFLSKRSTINQNLEQLIVDIPAYIFIMENLSDRLDDKLGWKEFKFCFKLATSQINGVIVKLLDHKTALGAAIQQICKLVRKYEFTQSIMELGLLESCNQLEHDMKLADHENNMDMGLKDMDGRSMERNAYFDYNNIKLNLVRHLCEPPIAANSCLSKNALRLLHSAQLADMEFEVHTYAPSPTPTPAQTPTLTLDDGGGPTTTVKLQVHNFKAHRVIVAARCEWFKKALMSGMQESINRKVIITDTTPVIFRRLLLYLYGAPIDRTVGAEQICELMLLADRYSIDDLKELCENTLNALIDEDSVVCLLGIADRYMATALKSNCLSFLSQHSQLTKCEMFKKLPQSLQLEVMDLIHWFGRVSEPWNDRSSRHSLKSPSKPRSRSRKSSPSYM encoded by the exons ATGGCACTGGAGCACAGTTTTCTGGGCACATGGGAG ATTGTCTCCTGTACGTTCGAGGGAAAACCCGAAATTTCTGGACTGGAAGG cattaaatttcGCTTGGATGATACTAGCGATATAACCTGGTATAATGATCTGGTTAGTCCACTTCCTGAAACAAAAGACTGCGGCACTTGCTGTGACTCGGCAAGTGTTTTATTTAGCTGTGAGACTTTCGATGTGCACGAAGCCAATCCGCGCCTTATCTTTGGCGCCTTCGCCGGGCATAGCATCGAGTTTAGC ACAAACACGCTGCTGCCGACTGACACGCTTGTGCTTAGCTGCGAGAACTGGTATGCGGTGGAATGCAAGCGGCTGCAGGATGGCCAGGCAGCCGGCCAGGAGCGCCAGTTTAGCTTTGGCGAGGCACTGCAGGATGCCTACTTCAGCGATGTGGTTGTCATGAGCGCCAGCGGCATGGAATATGCGCTGCACGCCTCCATCTTGCGGCTCAACGGCTTCGACTGCAGCATGTGTGTCAACAGCGGCGCTGCCATGACCTTGGCTACGCCACCGCGCAAGCCCAAGAGCAATCAAGGCGGCAGTGCCATACGCATATCTGTGGCGCCGGTgggcattgttgctgctgctgccgatgagctggagcagcagcagcagcagcagcagcatcagctgcggCCACGTCACAATTTATCGCCCATTTACTTGCAACCTCCGTGCGAATTAAGCCCTggcacaataacaacaatagcaacagcgcCCGGTGGCTTGGGTGGAGTGCGTCTGCATcagcttagcagcagcttcaattgCCTGAGCAATGGCAATACTCAGGATGCCAACAATGGTGAAGGCAAGGGCCTGCTTAGCGTCGATGGTGGCATGCGCCGCTTTCCGCCCACCTCGCACTCGGACTCGCATCTGGAAACCACTCAGCTGCATTGCGAgaatattttcaacttttgccaAGATCTCATGCTGCAACCAATCGCCTCGCCGGTGCATCCCACTGTTGGCATATCCATTTGCAGCACACGGCGACCACCACTGTCGCCTTATCGTGCGCGCAGCCCGTCGCCATTTCCCAGCTCCATGGATACGCCGCCATCGTCACCGCTGACGCCAGTTGGTGTGCTCTACAATCTACCCACGTTCCTGCTCAGTCCCATACTCCACTGGCTCTACACAGAGTCGCTGATGCCCGAACTGGACGAGGACATCTGCGAGAAGCTCATCAACTTTGCCGAAACGCAACCATCGCTGACGAAGCTCGTCGAGCCCACACGCAAGTATCTGCGGCTGATGCGGCTCAAGAAAT tTGTCATCAATGTCACAATGGATCTGCATGGCATACTCAATCGCGTGCTGCAGCGCATCGATCCGCTCAGCATCTCGCATCAGCCCGCACTGCTCTATGCCACTTTTCAGGATGCGTTGCGTGAATGCGCCATCG GCTGCGCCAAGGTTCTGCagttttgcaacattttcattaagGATGCCACGCATCTGGCGCGATATCAAAAGAACGAGATTATCAAATATATACGCACCAGGATACCGATCTTTATGacgcaagtgcagcagctgctgcgcaatgTGCTTGGCGTCTTTGTAAGTCTAAACAATGATGAGAAGGCCGAGCTGGTCACCTATCTTGTACCTGAG ATTGAATCtactttattgattttaaccGCTGTGATAGAGGAAATCAAAAACTCATTGGAATCAATGTGCAAA gATTTGAAATGCTCACACTTGGACCTGTcgatgcagcaacagcaaacggATGATGCCATTGCTATGCAGCTGCAATATGGAGATAGCGGTGTGTTGTCACCACGACCACGGCGTGGACCACCGATTGGCCTGGCGCTCTACGACAGTCCGGGCGAGAATCAACGCATTAACTCGGCGGAAAATGATCTCAAGTTTGTGCTCTATATGTATGAAGTGCGCAAGATGCGCGATATATATGGCCGCATAGCAGCTGCGCTGGAAATCATTAAGGATAAGAA GAGCACATTCTGTGAAATGGACTTTCTTAGCAAACGCAGCACTATCAATCAAAATCTAGAACAGCTGATTGTGGATATACccgcttatatatttattatggaGAACTTATCGGACCGCCTGGACGATAAGCTTGGCTGGAAGGAGTTTAAATTCTGCTTTAAGCTTGCCACCAGCCAAATT AATGGCGTTATAGTCAAACTGTTGGATCATAAGACGGCATTGGGCGCTGCCATACAGCAGATATGCAAACTGGTGCGCAAATATGAGTTTACGCAGTCAATTATGGAGCTGGGGCTGCTGGAGAGCTGCAATCAGCTGGAGCACGACATGAAGCTGGCCGATCATGAGAACAATATGGATATGGGGCTCAAGGATATGGACGGCAGATCAATGGAGCGCAATGCGTACTTcgattataataatattaag CTCAACTTGGTGCGTCATTTATGCGAGCCACCCATTGCTGCAAACAGTTGCCTATCGAAGAACGCcttgcggctgctgcactCGGCCCAGCTGGCCGACATGGAGTTTGAGGTGCATACCTATGCGCCctcgcccacgcccacgcctgCGCAGACGCCGACGCTGACGCTGGATGATGGTGGTGGACCTACCACCACCGTCAAGTTGCAAGTACATAACTTCAAGGCGCACCGCGTCATAGTTGCCGCCCGCTGCGAATGGTTCAAGAAGGCGCTCATGTCCGGCATGCAGGAGTCGATAAATAGAAAAGTGATTATAACCGATACTACGCCCGTTATATTTCGTCGTCTATTGTTGTATCTCTATGGTGCGCCCATTGATCGCACTGTGGGTGCCGAGCAGATCTGTGAGCTAATGCTGCTGGCCGATCGCTACTCCATTGATGATCTCAAG GAGCTGTGCGAGAATACGCTGAATGCTTTAATTGATGAGGACTCTGTCGTCTGTCTGCTGGGCATTGCCGATCGCTACATGGCCACTGCACTCAAGTCCAATTGTCTGTCGTTTCTGTCGCAGCACTCACAGCTGACCAAGTGTGAAATGTTTAAGAAGCTGCCGCAAAGTTTACAG ctggaaGTGATGGACCTGATACACTGGTTTGGCCGCGTCTCAGAGCCTTGGAACGACCGCAGCTCGCGTCACAGCCTGAAGAGCCCCTCCAAGCCGCGCTCGAGATCTCGCAAGTCCTCGCCCTCCTACATGTGA
- the LOC108607229 gene encoding uncharacterized protein LOC108607229 encodes MSTTDDGINSDSQCSPQPHVAERRRGSKEVALAGWNGNFPNLLSTHSLESNSDVEQTQLPLDLKSICATGLSVFPRETPKQPQSPGSEPAVNANEMSLSGKPNDKQNNENSSSASARAQAVSMAANDFDASFKLNDIMAMEDASNASTNSNSGRLSARLSRKRSLTSPSPSEPEWLPHFKRNRRLNQTGSGRLLQRSQSLYIPLEEEPTRRITRSQSLILAAARQVADERSRSASLCLPPMTAPMAWPPVKATPNRSRSRSVAAVKLPATDEFYCLPFKYGWKRELVMRSSATSNRQRCDVIFTSPGGKKLRSREDIIPLLEGDLCIDNFCFQRQLQQVGEKFETLRQAQPATMRRKSQAANKQLAAPTPALTPAPAPAPMPTPAPIQTTSTGPGPAELSRPLSATPATSATPVGTSSPSPGLVSGKRVPKPKVPKGASPPPEGWTPTMAVKGNARVLAASNGNASSSSSTGGNSTRKRKSSKTPTASPGVVAAGRSAAGTEKPIICVKCQQLKDKQQAYQVGSGTANNYICKRCVKPPNNKLPTKMAPLTNGNSVKKPVEQQQQQQPIKPKNANAKRKSEELQNGDVGGHLIEIGGQIELPGALPPDQLLSEDSAAAAAAAAAALGAVGTKRAAPRKLITPRPQEVVVINGRKALSVAIDPPRPRYQVIPRAAALELMEKHCANATANCKRHNEKDRLQGLVDTLAAGHLSCQLITAVMKTLDLHDRVRMSRVCETWAMIGRERSVWRTLRLRNTRITNWIFCLRDMSRYRTRELDMMGVHMDNPKQRLEGDLRVLKSLRILRTDATEADFIQLVIKRLQRLLELRTTCTSRSLSLAHLDKLQELQVLRIRMMDPKANLLSLQPLQKLQHLRELSLRGISNMMQWDWVHLESLPQLETLVLGSCRGMNTSTFGEQVLPSLKRLRNLRLENHHTVRSFSITDIMHGLATSQTVQRLELINVNVDAEFSRQLGACKSVHELLLMPNYHNNTAYMMHYIMQAINENSEQLQLRVFRLGLTLQLLSVTRALVVSLDRDCVPVALPIPGVPENDILNDSEEQIAYLPVDRLESILHHMMPQAWLTVAKVSQSETTNLKFLTAATAAGVNENVAAAAGQGSNAPKSASV; translated from the exons ATGAGCACAACTGATGATGGTATCAACTCGGACAGCCAATGTAGTCCCCAGCCACACGTTGCAGAGCGCCGACGCGGCTCCAAGGAAGTGGCCTTAGCTGGCTGGAATGGCAACTTTCCCAATCTGTTGTCGACGCACAGTCTGGAAAGTAACTCGGATGTCGAACAAACG CAATTACCGTTAGATTTAAAGTCCATTTGTGCAACAGGCCTGAGCGTTTTTCCACGCGAGACACCCAAGCAGCCACAATCGCCAGGATCGGAGCCTGCTgttaatgcaaatgaaatgagtCTAAGCGGAAAACCCAACGACAAACAGAACAACGAAAACAGTAGCTCAGCTTCAGCTCGGGCGCAAGCAGTGTCAATGGCAGCAAATGATTTTGACGCTTCG TTTAAGTTGAACGACATCATGGCCATGGAGGATGCCTCAAATGCTTCCACGAACTCCAACAGCGGCCGCTTGTCAGCGCGTTTGTCACGCAAACGCAGCTTAACTTCACCTTCACCCAGTGAGCCCGAGTGGTTGCCGCATTTTAAGCGTAACAGACGTTTGAATCAAACAGGTTCAGGTCGCTTGTTGCAACGCTCCCAGTCGCTATACATACCGCTAGAGGAAGAGCCAACGCGTCGCATAACACGCTCACAGAGTTTAATTCTTGCTGCAGCTCGGCAAGTCGCAGACGAGCGTTCCAGAAGCGCTAGCCTTTGCTTACCGCCCATGACGGCGCCAATGGCCTGGCCGCCTGTCAAGGCGACGCCcaatcgcagtcgcagtcgttCCGTTGCGGCTGTAAAGTTGCCGGCAACCGATGAGTTCTATTGCCTGCCCTTTAAGTACGGCTGGAAGCGTGAGCTCGTGATGCGCAGTAGCGCAACGTCAAACCGTCAACGCTGTGATGTCATCTTCACATCGCCTGGGGGCAAAAAGTTGCGTTCACGCGAGGACATTATACCGCTGCTCGAGGGAGATCTGTGCATTGATAATTTCTGCTTTCAACGCCAGCTCCAACAAGTTGGCGAAAAATTTGAGACGCTGCGTCAGGCGCAACCCGCCACTATGCGTCGCAAGTCGCAGGCAGCCAACAAGCAGCTAGCAGCACCAACACCTGCGTTAACACCTGCGCCAGCACCAGCGCCAATGCCAACACCAGCGCCAATACAAACTACTTCAACTGGACCTGGACCTGCTGAGCTGTCTAGGCCGCTCAGTGCTACGCCTGCTACGTCCGCTACGCCCGTTGGCACAAGTTCGCCCTCGCCTGGCTTAGTATCGGGAAAGCGTGTACCCAAGCCCAAGGTACCCAAGGGCGCCAGTCCACCGCCTGAAGGCTGGACCCCCACCATGGCAGTTAAGGGCAATGCACGCGTGCTGGCCGCCAGCAATGGCAAcgccagcagctccagctccactgGCGGCAACAGCACACGCAAGCGCAAATCATCTAAGACACCGACAGCATCGCCTGGCGTCGTCGCCGCCGGACGCAGTGCAGCAGGCACAGAGAAGCCTATCATTTGTGTGAAATGCCAGCAGCTCAAGGACAAACAGCAAGCCTACCAGGTGGGCAGTGGCACTGCCAACAATTATATCTGCAAA CGCTGTGTAAAGCCGCCGAATAACAAACTGCCGACTAAGATGGCACCGCTAACCAATGGCAACAGCGTTAAGAAGCcggttgagcagcagcagcagcagcagcccatcAAGCCAAAAAATGCCAATGCAAAGCGAAAGAGTGAGGAGCTGCAGAATGGAGATGTTGGCGGTCATCTGATAGAAATTGGTGGCCAAATTGAGCTGCCCGGTGCATTGCCTCCCGATCAATTACTAAGCGAAgactctgccgctgccgctgccgccgccgcagctgcatTGGGTGCTGTGGGTACTAAGCGTGCTGCTCCTCGCAAACTTATTACGCCCAGGCCTCAGGAAGTAGTTGTCATCAATGGCCGCAAAGCGCTGTCCGTTGCCATTGATCCGCCGCGTCCACGTTATCAAGT cataCCACGTGCAGCGGCTCTGGAACTCATGGAGAAACACTGTGCCAATGCGACTGCCAATTGCAAGCGCCACAACGAAAAGGATCGACTGCAAGGCTTGGTGGACACGCTGGCTGCGGGACATTTGAGCTGCCAGCTTATAACGGCAGTAATGAAAACACTTGACCTGCAT GATCGTGTGCGCATGTCGAGAGTGTGTGAAACTTGGGCCATGATTGGACGCGAGCGCAGCGTGTGGCGCACATTGCGCTTGCGCAATACACGCATCACCAATTGGATATTTTGTTTGCGCGATATGTCGCGCTATCGCACACGCGAGCTGGACATGATGGGTGTGCACATGGACAATCCCAAGCAGCGGCTGGAGGGCGATTTGCGTGTGCTTAAATCATTGCGCATCCTGCGCACGGACGCCACAGAGGCGGACTTTATACAGCTGGTGATTAAGCGCTTGCAGCGTCTGCTGGAACTGCGCACCACGTGCACCAGTCGCTCGCTAAGTCTTGCGCACCTGGATAAGCTGCAGGAGCTGCAAGTGCTGCGCATTCGCATGATGGATCCAAAGGCCaatttgttgtcgctgcagccgctgcaaaagctgcagcatttgcgtGAGCTGAGCCTGCGCGGCATAAGCAACATGATGCAGTGGGACTGGGTGCATTTGGAGTCATTGCCGCAGCTGGAGACATTGGTGCTGGGCTCCTGTCGTGGCATGAATACCAGCACATTTGGCGAACAAGTGCTGCCCAGTCTGAAGCGTTTGCGTAACTTGCGTCTGGAGAATCATCATACGGTACGCTCGTTTAGCATTACCGATATCATGCACGGCTTGGCCACCAGCCAGACTGTGCAGCGCCTGGAGCTGATCAATGTGAATGTGGATGCCGAATTTAGTCGCCAGCTAGGCGCCTGCAAATCTGTGCACGAGCTCTTGCTTATGCCCAATTATCACAATAACACCGCCTACATGATGCACTACATCATGCAGGCCATCAATGAGAACAGCgaacagttgcagctgcgcgTCTTCCGCCTGGGCCTCAccctgcagctgctgagcgTAACGCGCGCCCTAGTCGTCAGCCTGGACAGAGATTGTGTGCCAGTTGCGCTGCCCATACCTGGTGTGCCCGAGAATGACATACTTAATGATTCGGAGGAACAGATTGCCTACCTGCCCGTCGACAGACTCGAGTCCATACTGCACCACATGATGCCGCAGGCCTGGCTAACGGTCGCCAAGGTGTCACAAAGCGAAACGACAAATCTAAAATTCCTGactgctgccacagcagctggcGTCAATGAGAATGTTGCAGCCGCAGCTGGACAAGGCAGCAATGCGCCGAAGTCAGCTTCGGTTTAa
- the LOC108607258 gene encoding protein rhomboid isoform X1 — translation MPAKTVTRQQSQSPAQQLQQQHQRDVENGLYPNIPVERRTPTRPQTLRQDTIDMEEIPLNQMNGQGEPEDRIKMREIFDKHDSDGDGAISTHELKELISTGYCRDIPAYIAEQILRRGDADNNGQLDFEEFYTMSLHHKWMIRNLLTRYCRYVVPPPKPLEGDEPDGAYEKQMSMCPPPLTMVIFSIIEIIMFLVDVIYFQDDPNHNQRLGESTNGPAATLFIYNPYKRYESWRFVSYMFVHVGIMHLMMNLIIQIFLGIALELVHHWWRVALVYLAGVLAGSMGTSLTSPRIFLAGASGGVYALITAHIATIIMNYSEMEYAIVQLLAFLVFCFTDLGTSIYRHLTDQHDQIGYVAHLSGAIAGLLVGIGVLRNLEVRRWERILWWVAVIFYFALMTTGIIIHVFVPDYFPKAEYN, via the exons ATGCCTGCAAAGACGGTAACGCGGCAACAAAGCCAATCACCTgcgcagcaattgcagcagcaacaccagcgcGATGTGGAGAATGGACTCTATCCGAATATACCAGTGGAACGACGCACGCCAACAAGGCCGCAAACACTGCGACAGGATACTATAGACATGGAGGAGATACCACTTAATCAGATGAATGGACAAGGAGAGCCGGAGGATCGCATTAAAATGCGTGAAATATTCGATAAG CATGATTCAGACGGAGACGGAGCGATCAGCACACACGAGTTGAAGGAGCTAATCTCCACGGGCTATTGCCGTGACATTCCGGCGTATATTGCGGAGCAGATTTTGCGACGCGGCGATGCGGACAACAATGGGCAGCTGGACTTTGAGGAGTTCTATACCATGTCGCTGCATCACAAGTGGATGATACGCAATCTATTGACCAGATACTGTCGCTATGTGGTGCCACCACCGAAGCCGCTCGAGGGAGACGAACCGGATGGTGCCTATGAGAAGCAGATGTCCATGTGCCCGCCACCACTGACCATGGTTATATTCTCGATCATTGAGATTATTATGTTTCTAGTGGATGTGATCTATTTTCA aGATGATCCGAACCACAATCAGCGTCTGGGCGAGAGCACCAATGGTCCAGCGGCCACGTTGTTTATCTATAATCCCTACAAGCGTTACGAGTCCTGGCGCTTTGTTAGCTACATGTTTGTCCATGTGGGCATTATGCATTTGATGATGAACTTGATTATACAGATATTCCTAGGCATTGCTCTGGAGCTGGTGCATCATTGGTGGCGTGTGGCTTTGGTCTATTTGGCTGGCGTCTTGGCCGGCTCCATGGGCACCTCGCTGACCAGCCCGCGTATCTTTTTAGCTGGCGCCTCGGGCGGCGTCTATGCGCTAATCACAGCACACATTGCCACCATCATTATG AACTATTCCGAAATGGAATACGCCATCGTACAGCTGCTGGCATTCTTGGTGTTCTGCTTCACCGATCTGGGCACATCGATATATCGCCATCTAACCGATCAGCACGATCAGATTGGCTATGTGGCGCACTTGTCTGGAGCTATTGCTGGCCTGCTAGTGGGCATTGGTGTGCTGCGCAATCTCGAGGTGCGTCGCTGGGAGCGCATACTCTGGTGGGTGGCGGTCATCTTTTATTTTGCGCTCATGACCACCGGCATCATCATACACGTCTTTGTGCCCGACTATTTTCCCAAGGCCGAGTACAATTGA
- the LOC108607258 gene encoding protein rhomboid isoform X2, which yields MLRYISQNFFFLPLLLQHDSDGDGAISTHELKELISTGYCRDIPAYIAEQILRRGDADNNGQLDFEEFYTMSLHHKWMIRNLLTRYCRYVVPPPKPLEGDEPDGAYEKQMSMCPPPLTMVIFSIIEIIMFLVDVIYFQDDPNHNQRLGESTNGPAATLFIYNPYKRYESWRFVSYMFVHVGIMHLMMNLIIQIFLGIALELVHHWWRVALVYLAGVLAGSMGTSLTSPRIFLAGASGGVYALITAHIATIIMNYSEMEYAIVQLLAFLVFCFTDLGTSIYRHLTDQHDQIGYVAHLSGAIAGLLVGIGVLRNLEVRRWERILWWVAVIFYFALMTTGIIIHVFVPDYFPKAEYN from the exons ATGCTAAGATACATTTCTCAAAATTTCT ttTTCTTACCTCTTCTATTGCAGCATGATTCAGACGGAGACGGAGCGATCAGCACACACGAGTTGAAGGAGCTAATCTCCACGGGCTATTGCCGTGACATTCCGGCGTATATTGCGGAGCAGATTTTGCGACGCGGCGATGCGGACAACAATGGGCAGCTGGACTTTGAGGAGTTCTATACCATGTCGCTGCATCACAAGTGGATGATACGCAATCTATTGACCAGATACTGTCGCTATGTGGTGCCACCACCGAAGCCGCTCGAGGGAGACGAACCGGATGGTGCCTATGAGAAGCAGATGTCCATGTGCCCGCCACCACTGACCATGGTTATATTCTCGATCATTGAGATTATTATGTTTCTAGTGGATGTGATCTATTTTCA aGATGATCCGAACCACAATCAGCGTCTGGGCGAGAGCACCAATGGTCCAGCGGCCACGTTGTTTATCTATAATCCCTACAAGCGTTACGAGTCCTGGCGCTTTGTTAGCTACATGTTTGTCCATGTGGGCATTATGCATTTGATGATGAACTTGATTATACAGATATTCCTAGGCATTGCTCTGGAGCTGGTGCATCATTGGTGGCGTGTGGCTTTGGTCTATTTGGCTGGCGTCTTGGCCGGCTCCATGGGCACCTCGCTGACCAGCCCGCGTATCTTTTTAGCTGGCGCCTCGGGCGGCGTCTATGCGCTAATCACAGCACACATTGCCACCATCATTATG AACTATTCCGAAATGGAATACGCCATCGTACAGCTGCTGGCATTCTTGGTGTTCTGCTTCACCGATCTGGGCACATCGATATATCGCCATCTAACCGATCAGCACGATCAGATTGGCTATGTGGCGCACTTGTCTGGAGCTATTGCTGGCCTGCTAGTGGGCATTGGTGTGCTGCGCAATCTCGAGGTGCGTCGCTGGGAGCGCATACTCTGGTGGGTGGCGGTCATCTTTTATTTTGCGCTCATGACCACCGGCATCATCATACACGTCTTTGTGCCCGACTATTTTCCCAAGGCCGAGTACAATTGA